Proteins encoded together in one Marinithermus hydrothermalis DSM 14884 window:
- the thrS gene encoding threonine--tRNA ligase, whose amino-acid sequence MTVRLPDGKPLELPQGATAKDVAERISRSLAKEAVGAIVNGELYDVFKPLPEGAEVRIITRKDPEYQHLFRHTLAHVLAQAVKEFFQEKGYDPDAVKLGVGPVIENGFYYDIDAPEPISDSDLPAIEKRMHHILKRNLPLRRYVLSREEALARYRGKDPYKTELIQDLPEDEEISFYEQEGFTDLCRGPHVPSTGKIPPFFKLTHVAGAYWRGDETRPMLQRVYGVAFRTKEELDHYLWQLEEAKKRDHRKLGRELELFLIDPMVGKGLPLWLPKGNTVRELLVQFMREEQLRRGYQLVTTPHVGSLELYKTSGHYPYYADSQFPPIELEDEAYLLKPMNCPHHIRIYAARPRSYRELPLRLAEFGTVYRFEQSGELHGLTRVRGFTQDDAHIFCTPEQVKEEFLSVLDLTMHVFRTLGMENYRARIGVRDPSSDKYVGEDAKWALAERQIQEACEEVGLAYTVEAGDAAFYGPKLDFVVRDALGREWQLGTIQVDYNLPERFDLTYVGPDGEPHRPVMIHRAPFGSLERFIGILIEHFAGEFPLWLAPVQVVVVPITDRHLAYAREVAQALREAGIRVEVDTRSERMNAKIRDAETQKVPVILVVGDQEVAQRTVAVRDRRTKERATRPLEAVVQDLVARVQARA is encoded by the coding sequence ATGACGGTACGACTGCCGGACGGGAAACCCCTCGAGCTCCCCCAAGGCGCGACGGCCAAGGACGTGGCGGAACGCATCAGCCGGAGCCTCGCCAAGGAGGCCGTCGGCGCGATCGTGAACGGGGAGCTCTACGACGTGTTCAAACCCCTGCCCGAGGGGGCGGAGGTCCGCATCATCACCCGCAAGGACCCCGAGTACCAGCACCTGTTCCGCCACACGCTGGCCCACGTGCTGGCCCAGGCGGTCAAGGAGTTCTTCCAGGAGAAGGGGTACGATCCAGACGCGGTCAAGCTTGGGGTCGGGCCCGTCATCGAGAACGGGTTCTACTACGATATCGACGCGCCCGAACCGATCTCCGACAGCGACCTCCCGGCGATTGAAAAGCGCATGCACCACATCCTCAAGCGCAACCTGCCCCTCCGGCGCTACGTGCTCTCCCGGGAGGAGGCCCTCGCCCGCTACCGCGGCAAGGACCCGTACAAGACCGAGCTCATCCAGGACCTGCCCGAGGACGAGGAGATCAGCTTCTACGAACAGGAGGGGTTCACCGACCTCTGCCGCGGCCCGCACGTGCCCTCCACCGGCAAGATCCCCCCGTTCTTCAAGCTCACGCACGTTGCGGGCGCGTACTGGCGCGGGGACGAGACCCGCCCCATGCTGCAGCGCGTGTACGGGGTCGCGTTCCGCACCAAGGAGGAGCTCGACCACTACCTGTGGCAGCTCGAGGAGGCCAAAAAACGCGACCACCGCAAGCTCGGGCGCGAGCTCGAGCTCTTCTTGATCGACCCCATGGTGGGCAAGGGCCTGCCGCTCTGGCTCCCGAAGGGGAACACCGTACGCGAGCTGCTGGTCCAGTTCATGCGCGAGGAGCAGCTCCGCCGCGGGTACCAGCTCGTCACCACGCCGCACGTGGGCTCCCTCGAGCTCTACAAGACCTCGGGGCATTACCCCTACTACGCGGACAGCCAGTTCCCCCCGATCGAGCTCGAGGACGAGGCCTACCTCCTCAAACCCATGAACTGCCCGCACCACATCCGGATCTACGCCGCCCGTCCCCGCAGCTACCGGGAGTTGCCCCTGCGGCTCGCGGAGTTCGGCACGGTGTACCGTTTCGAGCAGTCCGGGGAGCTGCACGGCCTGACGCGCGTGCGCGGCTTCACGCAGGACGATGCGCACATCTTCTGCACGCCCGAGCAAGTGAAGGAAGAGTTCTTGAGCGTACTGGACCTGACGATGCACGTCTTCCGCACCCTCGGGATGGAGAACTACCGTGCCCGGATCGGGGTGCGCGACCCCAGTTCGGACAAGTACGTGGGCGAGGACGCGAAGTGGGCGCTCGCCGAACGCCAGATCCAGGAGGCCTGCGAGGAGGTGGGGCTGGCCTACACGGTCGAGGCGGGGGACGCTGCTTTTTACGGCCCGAAGCTCGACTTCGTGGTGAGGGACGCGCTGGGCCGCGAATGGCAGCTCGGCACGATCCAGGTGGACTACAACCTCCCCGAGCGGTTCGACCTCACCTACGTGGGGCCCGACGGCGAGCCGCACCGACCCGTCATGATCCACCGCGCGCCCTTCGGGTCGCTGGAGCGGTTCATCGGGATCCTGATCGAGCACTTCGCGGGTGAGTTTCCGCTTTGGCTCGCCCCAGTCCAGGTGGTGGTGGTGCCGATCACGGACCGGCACCTCGCATACGCGCGTGAGGTCGCCCAAGCCCTCCGCGAGGCCGGGATCCGGGTCGAGGTGGACACCCGCAGCGAGCGCATGAACGCCAAGATCCGCGACGCGGAAACGCAGAAGGTGCCCGTGATCCTGGTGGTGGGGGATCAGGAGGTAGCGCAGCGTACGGTCGCCGTGCGGGATCGGCGCACCAAGGAGCGCGCCACCCGCCCCTTGGAGGCGGTGGTGCAAGACCTTGTCGCTCGCGTCCAAGCCCGCGCCTAA
- a CDS encoding PaaX family transcriptional regulator: MRARSTLFTLYMEFLYPKNRAWVGDLVRWMEALGFSEPAVRAAVSRSTSRGWLIPEREGRRAYYRLSPRVAWQVKQVRERLYPKDGAQWDGKWRILVYAVPEDKRSQRDKFRNELVLLGFGTPAPGVWINPNAKLDAARDLVRFYRLTPYVELFEAERLTEAAPLELIRKSYHLEEIQKRYRTFLEMPEPAFDALSPQEAFARLVRLVHEARKFLFLDPGLPPELTPPGFLGPQALERFLCWRAALYRRAEPLLHPTLSAASR, encoded by the coding sequence ATGCGGGCACGCTCGACCCTCTTTACGCTATACATGGAGTTCCTCTACCCCAAGAACCGGGCCTGGGTAGGGGACCTCGTGCGTTGGATGGAGGCGCTGGGCTTCAGTGAGCCCGCCGTGCGCGCCGCCGTCTCCCGCAGCACGAGCCGCGGCTGGCTGATCCCGGAGCGCGAAGGCCGGCGCGCGTACTACCGCTTAAGCCCCCGCGTGGCCTGGCAGGTCAAGCAGGTACGCGAACGCCTCTACCCTAAGGACGGCGCCCAATGGGACGGCAAGTGGCGGATCCTCGTTTACGCCGTTCCAGAAGACAAGCGCTCGCAGCGCGACAAGTTCCGCAACGAACTCGTCCTCCTCGGGTTCGGCACCCCCGCCCCTGGCGTGTGGATCAACCCGAACGCCAAACTCGACGCGGCGCGCGACCTGGTGCGGTTTTACCGGCTCACCCCCTACGTCGAGCTCTTCGAGGCCGAACGCCTCACCGAGGCCGCGCCGCTCGAGCTCATCCGGAAGAGCTACCACCTCGAAGAGATCCAAAAGCGGTACCGGACGTTCCTCGAGATGCCCGAACCGGCGTTTGACGCCCTCTCCCCCCAGGAAGCCTTCGCGCGGCTCGTCCGCCTCGTGCACGAAGCGCGCAAGTTCCTCTTCCTCGACCCCGGCCTGCCCCCTGAACTAACCCCCCCCGGCTTCCTAGGTCCCCAGGCCCTCGAGCGGTTCTTGTGCTGGCGCGCGGCCCTCTACCGGCGGGCGGAGCCCCTGCTTCACCCCACCCTCTCCGCGGCCTCGCGTTAA